A window of the Mycobacteriales bacterium genome harbors these coding sequences:
- a CDS encoding glucose 1-dehydrogenase: protein MSVLETFALPGRVVVVTGGNRGLGEAFAHALGEAGARVAILARDAERSAQVVAELAGKGITAAAFQADVTDRAAVERAAAEITAAYGPVDVLVNNAGACIHRPALEVTEQEWRSVLDVNLTGVWNGCQVFGRRMVDSGGGVIVNVGSMSGQIVNRPQWQPAYNASKAAVHHLTRSLAAEWAPYGIRVNAVAPGYVRTDMTPIDRPEFARHWIEDAPQQRAAAPAEIAPAVLFLASPASAFMTGSVLVIDGGYTVF, encoded by the coding sequence ATGTCGGTGTTGGAGACGTTCGCCCTGCCGGGGCGGGTCGTGGTGGTGACCGGCGGGAACCGGGGTCTCGGCGAGGCCTTCGCGCACGCCCTCGGCGAGGCCGGCGCGCGGGTCGCGATCCTGGCCCGGGACGCGGAGCGCAGCGCGCAGGTGGTCGCCGAGCTGGCCGGCAAGGGCATCACCGCCGCCGCGTTCCAGGCCGACGTGACCGACCGGGCCGCGGTGGAACGGGCCGCGGCCGAGATCACCGCCGCGTACGGGCCGGTCGACGTGCTGGTCAACAACGCCGGTGCCTGCATCCACCGCCCCGCGCTGGAGGTCACCGAGCAGGAATGGCGCAGCGTCCTGGACGTCAACCTCACCGGCGTCTGGAACGGTTGCCAGGTCTTCGGCCGCCGCATGGTCGACTCCGGCGGCGGTGTGATCGTCAACGTCGGATCCATGTCGGGCCAGATCGTGAACCGGCCGCAGTGGCAGCCCGCGTACAACGCCTCCAAAGCCGCGGTGCACCACCTGACCAGGTCACTGGCCGCCGAATGGGCGCCGTACGGGATCCGGGTCAACGCGGTCGCCCCCGGCTACGTGCGGACCGACATGACGCCGATCGACAGACCCGAGTTCGCCCGGCACTGGATCGAGGACGCACCACAGCAGCGCGCCGCGGCGCCGGCCGAGATCGCCCCCGCCGTGCTGTTCCTGGCCAGCCCCGCCTCGGCCTTCATGACCGGCTCCGTCCTGGTCATCGACGGCGGCTACACCGTCTTCTGA
- a CDS encoding winged helix-turn-helix domain-containing protein → MRMVLRAGPLELDPAERRVRLHGAPLVLRPREYALLHYLLRRRGEAVSKADILTELQDEFAGGDAYVVEVTISYLRRRLAAPPNRPIVETVPGVGYRLSPDGGCH, encoded by the coding sequence ATGCGGATGGTGCTGCGGGCCGGCCCGCTGGAGCTGGACCCGGCCGAGCGACGGGTCCGGCTGCACGGGGCGCCGCTGGTCCTCCGGCCGCGGGAGTACGCGCTGCTGCACTACCTCCTGCGCCGCCGCGGCGAGGCGGTGAGCAAGGCCGACATCCTGACCGAGCTGCAGGACGAGTTCGCCGGCGGGGACGCCTACGTCGTCGAGGTCACCATAAGCTACCTGCGGCGCAGGCTGGCCGCGCCGCCGAACCGGCCGATCGTCGAGACCGTACCCGGCGTCGGCTACCGGCTCTCCCCCGACGGCGGCTGCCACTGA